Within Celeribacter marinus, the genomic segment CACCCGAGCATGACCACGCTCGCCGCCAAAAGTGCGTCGAAGCGATCAAGGACACCGCCGTGCCCTGGAATGATGTTGGAGCTGTCTTTCACGCCCATACGGCGTTTCAAAGCACTTTGTGCGATATCGCCCAATTGCGAGGCAAACGACATCGCCACAGAAAACAGCACAAACCCGGTTAACGTCATATTGGAAATAGGGGCAACTGTGCTGACGACAAGCGCCAAGACCGCAACGCCACCCCACCCGCCGAGCACGCCGGCCCATGTCTTTTTAGGGCTAATGGACGGCCAGAATTTTTTGCCGCCCACCTTGCGCCCGACCAAATAGCCCAAGCTGTCGGTCACAACCACAAGAGCAACAAGGTAGCCCACACCGTAAGCGCTAAATCCGACATATAGAAAAATCAAACCAACGGCGGCCAAACAGACGAAAAACGCATAGCCCGACAAGGCAAAGAAATCAGCAAAGCTAAAGGTGCCCTTTGCAGATTTGGCGCGGCCCATCTGAACCAATTCCCAAATTCCAATCAACGACACCGCACACACGAGTGCGCCAAACACCAACGATCCCGCGGCAATCGCAACCACGCCAACCGTGAGCATGACAGCAGCCGAAGCAACACGCACACCCAAATCGCCCCATTTTTCGTGGATCAGGTTCAAACTTGCACTCCGCCAAAACGACGATCACGCACGCCGTAGCGGCTGAGTACATCCGCAAACACATCCGTGGAAAAGTCCGGCCATAGCGTGTCGATAAATTCATATTCGGCGTAGGCAGATTGCCACAACAAGAAATTCGATATCCGTGCTTCACCAGAGGTGCGGATCACCAAATCGGGATCGGGCAACACCCGCGTGTCGAGATAGGCGGTGAGCGTGGTTTCATCGACCGATTCCGCATCCAACGTGCCCGCAGCCACATCGCGCGCCATATCTTTGACCGCGCGTGCCACCTCGTCGCGCCCGCCGTAGTTGAGCGCGATGGTCAAATGGGTCACATCATTGTCTTTTGTCTCGGCCTCAAGGTCGTCCATCAGATTGGCCAACTTGCGGTCAAGGCGCACACGGTCCCCGATGAACCGCACTCGAACGCCCTCTTTTTTGAGCGACCGCATTTCGCCGCGAATATACGTACGAAAGAGCGACATCAGGCCCGCCACTTCGGTCTGGGTACGCTTCCAGTTCTCGGTCGAAAAGGCAAAAATGGTGAGGTATTTGACGCCTTGCGCCGGACAGGCCCGCACAATCTCTTTAACGCGTTTGGCCCCTGCATGGTGGCCGAACAAACGCGGCTTGCCACGCGATTGCGCCCAGCGCCCGTTCCCATCCATAATGATGGCCACGTGCTTTGGTCCTTGTGGTGTCTCAATCATATCGCTCCACCCTCTAAACACATGACCCGTTTGCCATGTTCAAATACACAAATAAAGTAGTCTCGTCTAAACCTTACGACCTGCAACCGTGCAAAATAGCACGGCCGCGCCCGCCACAACGACGCGCGCGGCAACAGCCCGCTTAAACCTGCATAATCTCTTCTTGCTTGTGATCAAGCATCTCATCAATCCGTTTGATATGGGTGTTGGTCATCGTCTGGACCTCTTCTTCCCATAGCTTTTGATCGTCCTCGGACATACCGTCCGCCTTGGCTTTTTTGATCTGCTGCATGCCGTCTTGGCGCACGTTGCGGATGGCCACGCGTGCGTGTTCGGCGTAGCCGCCCGCCACCTTTGTCAATTCGCGGCGACGCTCCTCGTTCAACTCGGGGATCGGCAACATGATGATTGTGCCGTTGAGTTGCGGGTTGATACCCAAACCGCTTTCGCGAATGGCCTTTTCAACCTTGCCCACAAGCCCCTTGTCCCAAACATTGATAGTAACCATGCGCGGCTCTGGCACATTAACGGTGCCCACTTGGTTAATGGGGGTCATCTGACCATAGGCATCCACCATGATCGGATCGAGCATCGAGCCCGATCCGCGTCCCGTGCGCAATGATGCGAATTCCGTGCGCAGGTTGGCCAATGTCCCGTCCATGCGGCGGTTCAAATCATCGGTATCGAGAATGAAATCTTCGGACATGGTGTGTCCTCCTTGCAGTATGACTTTGCCCCCGCGCCGAGACGTGATCACAAGCTGACCGAGCGGGGTTTCATGCGTTTTTACGGTGTTGCGCCCCAATTGTATAGCCGCTTTTGCGCCGCAAGCACACGCTGTTGCGCATCGCCTTGCCTAACGCCATTTAATCAAATCCTAACACTGTTGCGCTATCAGAATCAGTATGATTGTCACAACAAACACAATGGTTTTCATCGGCAATTTGCCGAGTATCGATCCGACCGAAGGGAATTTGGTCGCCGAGAACGCGACAGCAATCAGTGGCACCTACACACAAGCCTCTGGTATCGAAGTTGTAGACATCTCTAGCTATGACGATGATGATTCAGGCAGCATCCAGCCTGACGACTTCACGACAACCGACTATGTGACGTATACGCAAGGCGGCACCGCGTATTCTCAGGTGCTCGACACGACAATTGCATACAATGCCAACGTGACTGAGGTCGACGGTACCATCACGTCGCTTGTGCTCGTCGTCGCTCAAATGCAAAACGGCGACACGTTCGCCGTCGACCTTGATGGCGTTGGAGAGTTAGACAACCTTAAGATTAGGTCGATCGAACTGACCACGTCCGTGTCATCAGAGAGCATGGGATACTACACATGGCATACTATTTCGAATTCATCTGTGGTTTGCTTTGCCTATGGAACGCTGATTGACACGCCAAACGGGCCGCGCGCGGTCGAGCAATTGAAGCAAGGCGATCTGATCACAACTCTCGACCACGCGGCGCAGCCCATTGCGCAAACCATCACCCGCAGATTGACACGGCCCGCGCGCAATGCACCTATCTGCATCGCGCCGCACGCCCTTGCAGCCATCGGCCAACCACACGGACATCGCACGCTGTGCGTCTCTCCGCAGCACAGGATCATGCTCAACGCGCCGCACGGATCGCGCTGGCCCGCACAAGTGTTAATCGTCGCTCGGCATCTGCTCGCCCTTGACGGTGTGACACAGGCACCGCCCGACATCGCCGTCAGATACGTACATCTGCGATTGCGGCGCCATGAAATCATTTACGCTAACGGCATCGCGGCCGAGACGCTGCTTTTGGGCGCACAAGCTCTTGATATTATGGAGAGCCACGGCATCACACTCTCGGACGCCGCATGGCGCGCCGCCATACCCGCGCGCTCTATCTTGAACGCAAAACAGGCGCGCCGCTTCCTCAGTGAGGCCGCGCGCACGCCTGGATTGGTCTCTCAAGGCGCTGTGAGCGCTACTTGACCGTTGTATAGGTGCCCTTCCCCTCAAGGATGGACCGAAACCCGCCCGGCGCATCCAGTGGAAAGACGATAAGAGGCAGGTTATTGTCGCGCGCCAATGCAATGGCGGAGGCGTCCATGACCTTGAGATGCTTGGACAACACCTCATCATAGCTCACCGTATCATAGCGCTTGGCATCGGGGTTGGTTTTAGGGTCTTTGTCATAAACCCCGTCGACACCGTTTTTGCCCATAAAGATTGCTTCGCACGCCATCTCGTTGGCGCGCAGTGTCGCGGCGGTATCGGTGGTGAAATAGGGATTGCCCGTGCCCGCGGCGAAAATGCAAATCCGCTTTTTCTCAAGGTGGCGCACGGCGCGGCGGCGAATATACGGCTCGGCCACTTCGTTCATTGTGATCGCGGAAATCACGCGGGTGTTGATGTTGAGCGCCTCAAGGGCGGCTTGCATCCCGAGCGCGTTCATAACGGTGGCGAGCATGCCCATATAGTCCGCCGTGGTGCGTTCCATCCCCTGCGCAGACCCTTGCAGCCCGCGAAAGATGTTGCCACCGCCGATGACCATACAAATTTCGACCCCCATGTCGTGTACGGTTTTCACCTCTTTGGCGATGCGCTCAACCGTTGGCGGATGCAGACCAAAGCCCTGATCGCCCATCAGCGCCTCACCTGAAATTTTTAACAGCACACGTTTGTACTTTATGGACGGGTGATCGGGTTCCGCGTCGTTCATGGCTTGACCTCGCCTTGCATGTCATTGATTGCGCGCAAAATGGTCTAAAACCGCTGGAGGTTCAATGCGCCCTGTGAGAAAAATACAAACAAGCGGCGCTAAAACAGACGCATAACGCTACGTTTAGCGGCCCAAAGGACCGATACACCATGATCCCCCGCGACCTTTCCCCTGATCGACCCGTCTTGATCGCCGGTCCGACCGCCAGCGGGAAATCAGCGCTGGCCTTAGAGATTGCCCAGACACAAGGCGGCGTAATCGTGAATGCCGATGCCCTACAAGTGTTTGAAAACTGGCGCATTCTCTCGGCTCGCCCGTCTCGTGAGGATGAGGCTCTCGCCCCGCATGCCCTGTATGGTCATATCGGTTTTGACGCCCCGTATTCTGTTGGGCATTGGCTGCGCGATGTCGCACCCTATCTGACCGGCCCGCACCGCCCTATCATTGTGGGTGGAACTGGCCTTTATTTTTCGGCCCTCACTGAGGGCTTGGTCGAGATCCCCGCCACCCCACCGCAATTGCGCGCAACGGCCGATGCACGGCGCATAGCCGAAGGTGGCCACGCAGGGCTTTTGGCCGATCTTGACGCCGAAGACCCGCAAACGGCGCACAAAATAGATCGCCTCAATCCGATGCGGGTTCAACGGGCGTGGGAAGTTTTGCGCGCAACTGGTCGCGGTCTAGCCGCATGGCAGGCAGACACACCACCGCCGCTTTTGCCGATCTCGTCAACCTTTCCCATGGTGATGGATGCCGACCGCGATTGGTTGGCCGCGCGAATCGAAACACGGTTTGAACAGATGATTGCAGGCGGCGCATTGGCCGAAGCCGAGGCAAACTTGCCCAATTGGGACCCCGCGCACCCCTCCTCAAAGGCCATAGGCGCGCCCGAATTGATGGCATATCTGCACGGAACCTGCGATTTAGCCGCCGCAACCGAGGCCGCGACCATCGCAACACGGCAATTTGCCAAACGTCAGCGCACTTGGTTTAGGGCGCGCATGCGCAGCTACCACAAGATATCGTTGCCCTAACCACCTGTCGTGGCAACGTGGCAAGATACCGAACTACGCCATTGAAATTCCACAATTAATTCTTTGACTCACGCCAACTCCTGCGTAAAATTGCACAAATCGAACATGCAACCGCGCCGCACATAACACCGCGCAAAGAGCCGCAGGGCGAGATGATGGCAAACCGAATTTTTCACACACCCCCCTTGGGTAATCTGAGCGATACGCCGCACCACGCGCGCGACGTGCAAACGCCTGCGGTCATCAGCGCCTCGAAACCCCGCACATCCACAGCGCCGAAAATCCCCGACATCCCGATGCCCCCCGCCTACCGCGTTGAGCCGCTTGCCCGCTACAATGGCACCTCTACGGTTAGCGGCCACGGCGACAAATGGCGCACACAGGCGATGCGCTCGCACCGCTCACCCAGTCTGCTTTGGTTCACGCGCGGTCAGGGCCGCTTTACAATGTCGGGCATCACGCGCGGGTTTGGGCCGCATAATCTGATCTTTTTGCCGTCCCGCACGATGTACGGGTTTGAGCCGATTGGTCAGATTTCGGGCTATATCGTCCACTTGCCAGACACGGACCAAATCGCGCTCCCCGATGAGCCATTACATCTGCGCTTTACCGAAGTGATGCAGCAAAACGAGATTACGGGCCTGATCGACGGCCTCGCCCGCGAGATCGACAACGATCTGCCCGGACATGAGCGTGCCCTTGCCCTTCAGGGGGGATTGATTTCTGTTTGGCTGGAGCGTCAGATGTCGGTGATGCCAGACAACGCATTGACGCCAGATGCCTCGCGCCGCCTTGTGGCGGCCTTTACCGCTCTCATCGAATCCCAATTTCGCGCACACCATAGCGTGTCGCATTACGCCGCCGCCTTGGGTGTGACGCCCACGCATTTGACGCGGGCCTGCAACATTGCCAACGGTCATGCCGCCTCAGTGCTTTTGGCCGATCGCATTCATTTCGAGGCGCGTCGCCTGCTCAAAGAGACGGACCTGCCCGTCAAAGACATTGCTCACAAATTGGGATTTCAATCGGCCGCATATTTTTCGCGGGCGTTTCAAAAGGTGACACATGTCACCCCGCGCGGGTTTCGCACATCACGCTGAGCAACCCCAGAACGCCACCGGATTAGGCCGTGCATTGAGGCAACTTAGCTGCCCCAAATGATCCGCACATAGTTGCGGGTCTCTTTGTAGGGCGGCACACCCCCATATTTCTCAACCGCTTGCGGACCCGCGTTGTAGGCGGCAAGCGCCAAGCGCCAATTGCCAAATTTTTCATACATCATGCGCAGATACCGCGCGCCACCGGACAGGTTTTGCGCAGGGTCATTGATGTTCACCCCCAAAAGCCGCGCGGTGCCGGGCATTAACTGCGCCAGACCCGTGGCCCCTGCGTGGCTACGCGCCGTTGGGTTCCAACCGCTTTCTTGTTGCACCAATCGCAAAAAGAGATCGGATGGCACACCGTGACGGCGCGCCGTCTCACGCGCAACAGCCAGCCACGGACCCGAATAACTGCCGCCATACGGCAAACCGACACGGCCCGCCGTGAAGCGTTCGGGTTGCAAATTAATGGAGGAGGAATATTGCTCTGCGGCGCGCCCTTCGAGGACCGAAAGCTGTGAGGCATAAATAGATGCGCGATTTTTGGTGGAGAAAATATCGCCAGCTGCAACAGGCGTAGCGCACAGGCCGACACTTATCATTGCGCCAAAAGTGGCGTTGCATATGGTCTTTACTCGAACTGGCATTGCGCCCCATCCCTCGTCAATTCACACCGCGAATATAGGAAGGTGCTTTGTATTCGCCAAGGGGCTACGGCGCCGCATCGGCGCGCGCGCCGCCCAATCGGTGGATTTTCGACTTTCAAAACGGCCCCCACAGTGATGTAACGTCTCAAAGAGAATCTAACTTGGAGACATGGGTATGGCTGGTTCGGTCAATAAAGTGATCATCGTTGGCAACTTGGGGCGCGACCCTGAGGTGCGTACATTCCAAAACGGCGGCAAAGTCTGCAACCTGCGCATTGCCACATCCGAGAACTGGAAAGACCGCACAACGGGCGAGCGCAAAGAGCGCACCGAGTGGCATTCTGTTGCTATTTTCTCAGAACCTTTGGCCAAGATCGCAGAACAATATCTGCGCAAAGGATCCAAGGTCTACATCGAAGGCCAACTTGAAACCCGCAAATGGCAAGACCAATCCGGTCAGGACCGCTATTCGACCGAGGTCGTGTTGCGCCCTTACCGTGGCGAGTTGACCCTGCTTGACGCGCGCGGCGGCGAAGGCGGCGGCGGTGGTGGTTACGGTGGCGGATCACAAGGCGGCGGTGGCGGCTACGACCAAGGGCCATCAGGCGGTTATGATGATGGCGGCCAAGGTGGTGGATACGGCGGCGGATCACAAGGTGGCGGTCAAAGTGGCGGTGGTCGCTCATCCATGGATGATGACGAAATCCCGTTCTAAACGACACGCGCCTGTACGGCGCCAATAGTGCACATAGGATAGTCAAAAGCCGCGCAAAATGCGCGGCTTTTTTATTGGGAGATCTGCGACTTGTCCGCGTGTTTCAACCTTAGAGATTAAGCAGCCCCCGCAAACCGTGGTGTCGTCGTTTGTTTGTGCGCGGAAATCCGGAACCGTTCCACCACTTCGATCAGGTTTTGCGCCTCGATAGAAAGCACCTGACTTGCGGCTGTGGTTTCTTCGGTCATCGCTGCGTTTTGCTGCATCGTGGCCTCGAGTTGGCTGGTGGCCGAGTTGATCTCTTGCAACCCTGTCGATTGCTCGCGCGACGATATCGCGATGCCATCGACGTTTGCGGCGATATCCGAGACGGAGGCAATGATGTCTTTCAATGTCTGACCCGCCTCCCCGACCAAATGCACGCCACGTTGCACCTGACTATTGGACGCTGTGATCAACTGGTTGATTTCACGCGCGGCATCAGACGAGCGTTGCGCGAGGGCGCGCACTTCGGAGGCGACCACGGCAAACCCGCGACCGGCCTCGCCTGCGCGGGCGGCCTCAACCCCTGCGTTGAGTGCCAACAAGTTGGTTTGGAACGAAATATCGTCAATCACACCAATAATTTTAGAGATTTCGCGCGATGATCCTTCGATCTCGGACATGGCTGAAATGGCCTCACCGACGACCGTTTGGCTGAGACCCGCGCGCTCGTTTGTCGCCCGAGAGACAGTGTTTGCCACATCCGCATTCTCCGCCGCGGACGCCACGGCTGCGGTCAACTCGTTGATCGCGGACGCCGTATGTTCCAATGACACTGCGGATTTTTCGGTCCGTTTGGACAAATCATGCGTGGCAGAGGCAATTTCGGTCGAGGTGTCATCAATACGCGCCGCACTGGTGGCGATTTTCCCGATCATGTCGGAAAGCGAGGCGACAGCGCTATTGAAGTCGGCGCGCAGTGCCTCGTAGGCGGGCGGAAAGCTATCAGAGAGATGGACATCCATGTCACCATCGGCCAAGCGTGACATCGCTTGTGCCAGTGTGCTGACAATCAGCGATTGTTGATCCGTTTGTTGACGGCGCTCCTCATCTGCGGCGCGACTAATTGCGGATTGCTCTTCGGCGCGGCGCGCCTCCTCTTCGAGGGCTGCACGCTCTTGGGCGGCATTGCGCTCTTGATCTTCTTGAGCGCGTTTGTGGCGCTCTGCGAGATCGGTGGCCGCGCGCTCTTGCTCGGCAACAACACGGGCCGCCTCCTCATCACGCAACCGTTCCCGCTCGATCATACCATCGCGAAACACTGCCAAAGCGGCGCCCATTCGGCCAATCTCGCCGCGCGCGGCTCCAAAACCTGTCACGGGCCTCATATCACCGGATGAGAGACGTTCCGTGACCCGTGTCACTTTAGCCAGTGGACGGATTACGCCCAAGAACGTCACCGCAAGGGCCAATAAAAATACCCCCACACTCAATGCGGCAACAATCAACATCGTAAACAAACCTGCATCGACGTTTTGATT encodes:
- the pyrH gene encoding UMP kinase — protein: MNDAEPDHPSIKYKRVLLKISGEALMGDQGFGLHPPTVERIAKEVKTVHDMGVEICMVIGGGNIFRGLQGSAQGMERTTADYMGMLATVMNALGMQAALEALNINTRVISAITMNEVAEPYIRRRAVRHLEKKRICIFAAGTGNPYFTTDTAATLRANEMACEAIFMGKNGVDGVYDKDPKTNPDAKRYDTVSYDEVLSKHLKVMDASAIALARDNNLPLIVFPLDAPGGFRSILEGKGTYTTVK
- a CDS encoding helix-turn-helix domain-containing protein translates to MANRIFHTPPLGNLSDTPHHARDVQTPAVISASKPRTSTAPKIPDIPMPPAYRVEPLARYNGTSTVSGHGDKWRTQAMRSHRSPSLLWFTRGQGRFTMSGITRGFGPHNLIFLPSRTMYGFEPIGQISGYIVHLPDTDQIALPDEPLHLRFTEVMQQNEITGLIDGLAREIDNDLPGHERALALQGGLISVWLERQMSVMPDNALTPDASRRLVAAFTALIESQFRAHHSVSHYAAALGVTPTHLTRACNIANGHAASVLLADRIHFEARRLLKETDLPVKDIAHKLGFQSAAYFSRAFQKVTHVTPRGFRTSR
- the miaA gene encoding tRNA (adenosine(37)-N6)-dimethylallyltransferase MiaA — encoded protein: MIPRDLSPDRPVLIAGPTASGKSALALEIAQTQGGVIVNADALQVFENWRILSARPSREDEALAPHALYGHIGFDAPYSVGHWLRDVAPYLTGPHRPIIVGGTGLYFSALTEGLVEIPATPPQLRATADARRIAEGGHAGLLADLDAEDPQTAHKIDRLNPMRVQRAWEVLRATGRGLAAWQADTPPPLLPISSTFPMVMDADRDWLAARIETRFEQMIAGGALAEAEANLPNWDPAHPSSKAIGAPELMAYLHGTCDLAAATEAATIATRQFAKRQRTWFRARMRSYHKISLP
- a CDS encoding methyl-accepting chemotaxis protein translates to MLGRIVSVFSGVAVKLVGVLTIMALLTGGAIYQGLSFAQQSKGAIDSFRTQAVPELRRSEQMVQAIGLVSQGVSQTLQASNEDDMEVAMAAITRSIEQIARLAEPLPEAERALVLKASDQIVSHISDAQMAQLDALNYDTRTLVGADELSAAVSAVQVSLSRAVEDAVIALKQDLSAPVNITRGLDEIEIKRALYNELGAVQSIILTGASADDPQGVNAAQAAAQSGVSQIQQYLTRLSLDSDTQAPLDAIWAATDEATGVLSARLAVVEARALLDAAAFEASNYVSALSLQAQVYGTTILQSVSEESDVTNQNVDAGLFTMLIVAALSVGVFLLALAVTFLGVIRPLAKVTRVTERLSSGDMRPVTGFGAARGEIGRMGAALAVFRDGMIERERLRDEEAARVVAEQERAATDLAERHKRAQEDQERNAAQERAALEEEARRAEEQSAISRAADEERRQQTDQQSLIVSTLAQAMSRLADGDMDVHLSDSFPPAYEALRADFNSAVASLSDMIGKIATSAARIDDTSTEIASATHDLSKRTEKSAVSLEHTASAINELTAAVASAAENADVANTVSRATNERAGLSQTVVGEAISAMSEIEGSSREISKIIGVIDDISFQTNLLALNAGVEAARAGEAGRGFAVVASEVRALAQRSSDAAREINQLITASNSQVQRGVHLVGEAGQTLKDIIASVSDIAANVDGIAISSREQSTGLQEINSATSQLEATMQQNAAMTEETTAASQVLSIEAQNLIEVVERFRISAHKQTTTPRFAGAA
- the ssb gene encoding single-stranded DNA-binding protein; translation: MAGSVNKVIIVGNLGRDPEVRTFQNGGKVCNLRIATSENWKDRTTGERKERTEWHSVAIFSEPLAKIAEQYLRKGSKVYIEGQLETRKWQDQSGQDRYSTEVVLRPYRGELTLLDARGGEGGGGGGYGGGSQGGGGGYDQGPSGGYDDGGQGGGYGGGSQGGGQSGGGRSSMDDDEIPF
- a CDS encoding phosphatidate cytidylyltransferase → MNLIHEKWGDLGVRVASAAVMLTVGVVAIAAGSLVFGALVCAVSLIGIWELVQMGRAKSAKGTFSFADFFALSGYAFFVCLAAVGLIFLYVGFSAYGVGYLVALVVVTDSLGYLVGRKVGGKKFWPSISPKKTWAGVLGGWGGVAVLALVVSTVAPISNMTLTGFVLFSVAMSFASQLGDIAQSALKRRMGVKDSSNIIPGHGGVLDRFDALLAASVVMLGCILYAI
- a CDS encoding Hint domain-containing protein, whose translation is MIVTTNTMVFIGNLPSIDPTEGNLVAENATAISGTYTQASGIEVVDISSYDDDDSGSIQPDDFTTTDYVTYTQGGTAYSQVLDTTIAYNANVTEVDGTITSLVLVVAQMQNGDTFAVDLDGVGELDNLKIRSIELTTSVSSESMGYYTWHTISNSSVVCFAYGTLIDTPNGPRAVEQLKQGDLITTLDHAAQPIAQTITRRLTRPARNAPICIAPHALAAIGQPHGHRTLCVSPQHRIMLNAPHGSRWPAQVLIVARHLLALDGVTQAPPDIAVRYVHLRLRRHEIIYANGIAAETLLLGAQALDIMESHGITLSDAAWRAAIPARSILNAKQARRFLSEAARTPGLVSQGAVSAT
- the frr gene encoding ribosome recycling factor encodes the protein MSEDFILDTDDLNRRMDGTLANLRTEFASLRTGRGSGSMLDPIMVDAYGQMTPINQVGTVNVPEPRMVTINVWDKGLVGKVEKAIRESGLGINPQLNGTIIMLPIPELNEERRRELTKVAGGYAEHARVAIRNVRQDGMQQIKKAKADGMSEDDQKLWEEEVQTMTNTHIKRIDEMLDHKQEEIMQV
- a CDS encoding lytic transglycosylase domain-containing protein, with product MPVRVKTICNATFGAMISVGLCATPVAAGDIFSTKNRASIYASQLSVLEGRAAEQYSSSINLQPERFTAGRVGLPYGGSYSGPWLAVARETARRHGVPSDLFLRLVQQESGWNPTARSHAGATGLAQLMPGTARLLGVNINDPAQNLSGGARYLRMMYEKFGNWRLALAAYNAGPQAVEKYGGVPPYKETRNYVRIIWGS
- the uppS gene encoding polyprenyl diphosphate synthase, giving the protein MIETPQGPKHVAIIMDGNGRWAQSRGKPRLFGHHAGAKRVKEIVRACPAQGVKYLTIFAFSTENWKRTQTEVAGLMSLFRTYIRGEMRSLKKEGVRVRFIGDRVRLDRKLANLMDDLEAETKDNDVTHLTIALNYGGRDEVARAVKDMARDVAAGTLDAESVDETTLTAYLDTRVLPDPDLVIRTSGEARISNFLLWQSAYAEYEFIDTLWPDFSTDVFADVLSRYGVRDRRFGGVQV